CTACAACCATGCATCAcaggattttttaaaagtttaatcgcTGATATATTATCACAGAACACCACGATTGGACTGTTTTGCTCTTGATTTAGGACTGTCAGAATTCTTCTTAACCACACGACCTGGCATGCACTTAATGATGCAGCTATGAACTCGGCTTCAGTGGTGGAGAGAGTAACCGCTGGTTTTCTTTAAAGACCAAGAAATAGCTCCTGAGCTTATGAGAAAAGCATATCCTGaggtgttttttttgtcatcttgATCGCCAGTATAGTCACTATTTGTGTACCCTATAAATTCTTCACTTCCTCCCTTCTTGTAGAATATCCCAAAACCAATCGTGCCCTTTATATAACTCAAAGTTCTTTTTGCTGCTTAGAAGTGAGAATCAGTAGGACGCTCCATATACCTGCTGATCAAGTTGACAATAAACATCAAATCAGGGCGTATGACAGTTAAATACATAAGGCTTCCCGCCATTTGCTTGTAAATTATGCTATCAGCTTCCACTCCCCCTTCATCTTTCATGAGTTTAAAGCCAGGAACCACTGGGTTATGTACTGAGTTACACTGAGCCATATTGAACCTTTCCAAGATCTTTTGAGCATACTTCCGTTGAGTAATGAAGATACCATCTGCCTTTTGTAATACTTCAATACCAAGGAAATACTTCATTCTCCTAAGATTAGTCATGTAGAACTCAATCTTCATGGACTTCTTAAATTGTTCGAACATGGTTTCATCATTGCCAGTAAAAATAAGGTCATCAATATAAaggcataaaattaaaattttacctcCACCTGCAATTTTAATGAATAATGTATGCTCATAAGGACATTTGATGAAGTCTTCTTTGATGAAATATGTTTCAATGCGACTATACCATGCGTGGGGAGCCTGTTTGAGTCCATATTATGCCTTTTTTAGTCGATAAACCTTTGATTCATGCCCTTTCTGTTCATATCCTAGAGGCTGCTCAATAAAGACTTCCTCAGTAATTTCCCCATGCAGAAAAGCCGAGTTGATATCAAGCTAGTAGATCAACCAAGATTTCTGTGTAGCAATGGATATAATAATTCGTATAGTGTCCAAGCGAGCTACTAGTGCGAAAACTTCACATAATCAATTCCATGTTGTTGACAATACCCCTTAGCAACTAGCTGAGCCTTGTACTTGTCAACTTCTccattttcattgaatttttttttaaacactcaCTTTACTCCTATGGTTTTGCCTCTGGATGGCAGCACTGTTAAATCTCATGTGTCATTCTTCTCTATAGCTTGTATTTCTTGATccatggcttttctccatttctCAGACTTCACAGCTTCAGCAAATGTAATAGGATCTCCGTCAGTGAACGAAGCTAAATGTGCCAGGTTAACAGTTTCTTCATCTGAGAGGCCTTATTCGGTTTCATAGTCTCTTATCCACACTGGTGGTCTTCATGCTCGTATTTCATGAGATGAGTGTTCTTCATATGAGATATCAATGTTACCTCCATCGGGTTCAGTTTGTCTAGTTTTTGCATTGGTGTCAGATTCTTCACTGTCATCAGACTCTTCTCTATTTTCCTCATCTTCCACGTTTGTTTCTTCTTTAGTCTCCTACTCGAGCTCAGTAAATATGGCCTGTTTGTCATCATCATCCCAGTTCCATTGCTGATCTTCTTCAAATACCACATCTCggctaataattattttatttaaaattggtTCAAATAACCTATAAGCCTTGGATTCCTCACTGACCCCTAGTAAAATGCATTTTAAACTCTTGGCATCAAGCTTTACTTTCTTGCTGTCAGGTACATGCACATAAGCAATGCATCCAAAAACTCGAAAATAGTCCACTAATGGCTTATGCCCACTCCATATTTTTGCAAGCGTTTTGTTCTTCACAGCTAGAGTTAGACATCGATATAGAATATACACCGTCTAATTCACTTCTTCAGGCCAGAAAGTCTTAGGAATTTACTTTGCTGCCAACATGCTTCGCACCATATTCATAATTGTGTAGTTCTTCCTTTCTGCGACACCGTTCTGTTGGGGTGTATAGGCAATCATCAACTGTCTATGAATACCATGCTCATTGCAGAAGTCGGTGAATTCCTGTGATGTAAATTCTCCCTCACGGTCTGTTCTAAGGCTCCATATGTAAGTTCCAGTTTCCTTCTCAACTCTGGCTTTATAAGATTTGAATGTGGAAAGAGCTTCTGATTTCTCCATCAAGAAGTACATCCAAGTTTTTCTACTGAAATCATTGATAAGAGAATTTTTAACATGTATATTTTCCACTattcatgcttgatttttaaatattttggatatgttaCACAAGAAAATTAGAATGTTGAATCTCTTTTTGAACTAGTGACCTCGTgggaaattaatgtgttttcagaTATTAGGTTACTGAACAGGCAGAGCCCGGCAGTGAAACTGAACAATGATTCATTATGTGCTGCAAAAGAAGCTATACAACTTAGTTCCAGATGTTTGTCACCATTTTTAAATAGCTGCGATGAAGGTCTACAAAACATATGAAGGGCATATAACTCATTTTTGTTGTTTCGAAGCCCAAAAAGCGAGTTGAAAAACAAGGATTGAACCAGCCCGAAATTTCTGCACTGCAAAGACTGTTTTGGTTTATAGCCCATATCTCAACGCTCAGAGGTCCAAAAATTACAAGATCAGTATCGTtggaaagaaaatttgattctCTACAATTTCTCCAGAAATAGAGATCTTTGAATTCGCACGTTTCCTACCTCAAATCTGGCCCGCAATGTCTGGGTAGGAGAAATCAATGCAGAAAAGGAAATTTTCCTCATTACTGCAGGGGTAGAAAAGCCACAATATAAAAGAAGAGTTATGGGGGTCTGAAAAACAGGGTGGAGACGGGGAGAAACCCTATAACAGAGAAAGCAAAACAGAGGAGGCGCGGACCAAGAGGAACAAAAAGAACAGAGGCAAAAATATTGAAGACCGGGAGAACACCTATCTCTTCCACTGAAATTCTCTGCTTTTGAGTGATGTTCATCGTATCaagtttgtttctctttaatttaactatgGAGTAGACTTTTATTCTGGGATTTTTTATGTAACCTTACTATGAATATGTGAACAATGTCTTCgattgaattattatattaagatGTTGAGTATTTCATTCTATGTGTAATGCTTGCGTGTGTTTGGCCAACATCTGCATGATttagaattcaatttgaaactgagaagtgataattgttttagctattgtttgaaataccttAAGAAATTTATAGGATAGAGATATCCTCGGAACTTTTGTAATCAATACAGGTTTTACAGTACTTAATAAATTTCGACAAGTTCAGGACTTTCGTAGAGTATATGAAATTTGTTTGtcgaaataatttattgatgctCGAGAGAGATTAATATTTACATTAGGAAAACATGATTATCAAcattaggagtaattaatttaatcgagAAAATTCACATAAGCATAGTTACGGCAAGTCAGAAATCCTAGAACCAGtacaattgaatttattaatatttaattatttggttgtttgttttttaatcattaatttttgtttcataaactaTCTCATTTGATTCCTCAAatagatcataatttaaaagactttggtaattagtagtaatttttacaaatcCTCGTGGGACGATACTCTACTCATCACTTTATTACTTGTTACGATTCGTGCACTTGCGAAATTAACCAACAATCATCGATGAAGGTAATAAGATACCGTTTTTTGCCATTTAAAACTGGATTGATTGGTCCGCATATGTCAGCATGCACCAACTAAAGAATGTTAGAGGCTCTCCAAATGCTTGCTTTAGAAAAAGAATCATGATGATGTCTTCCCACTAAGCAATTTTCATAAATCTTTTGGGAGGCTTTAAACGGAGGTAACCATGTCACCATGTTCTTTTGTTGAAGCTCTTTGAGCCCATTCCAGCTAAGATGTACATATCGACAGTGCCGAAGGTCTGCTTGATCTGTGATTAGTGAGGAGAAGCATTTTGGTTCCTTTGGTATGCAACGAGCAAGCACAGTGAACATCCTGTTGTGTGTCATCTCTGTTTCCATGATTAAACCTTTCTCTTTGTGAAATATTTTGCATATTCCATGTTAGATAAGGACTGCCAGCCCCTTTTCCTGCAATTGGCCGATACTCAACAGGTTATTCTTTAGGTCTGGTACATAGAAGACTTCTGTGATTACATGCACAAACCCATTTACTTCCATTCAAATTTTTCCTTTGCCTTATACAGTAATACTTGAGTCATTGCCAAGCTTCATTGATTCTCGAAAGCTATTGTCAAGATCAAAAAACATGTTCTGTTTTCCACATATGTGGTTACTACACCCAGAGTCAAGAAACCAAATGTGCTCCATTGCAGTCTTGTTGGAATTTACAAACGTCATCAGCAACATCTCGTCCTTTGTTTCAGCATAATTCACCTTCTGTTCCTTGTCTCATTTAGGACATTCCCAATGGAAGTGCCCTAGCTCATGACAATAGTAACACTCTAGGATGGATTGTCGAATCCAAACCTACCCCTTCCTCTTCCTCGTCCTTGGTAAGTGCCTCTGCCTCCACCTCTTTCTCCTTGCTGGAATCCATGAGTGATCTGAAGTGCTTGTTCATCGTTCACATGTCGATTAATCCGTTGTTCATGCACCAAGAGGCTGCTTTGAAGCTCGTCTATAGACATTGTGTCCAGGTCATTAGATTCCTCAATGGAGCAAACAACGTAATCATATTTTGACGTCATAGACCTCAAAATCTTTTCAATGATGACCACATCATTCATTCGTTCTCTATGCATTCGTATCTTGTTAGCTATGGTGAGAGTTCTGCCAAAGTAATCATTAACTGATTCTGCAACCTTTATATGCAACACTTCAAACTCCTTGTGAAGAGCTTGCAATTAAGCACGCTTGACACTTATTTTTCCTTGATATTTTTGCTTCAAAGAATCCCATATATCTTTTGCCGTATCTTTCTTCAAGATGGTTTCTAGTATCGAACGATCAATGACTTGGAACATATAGTTCTTGGCCTTGAGATCTTTTAGTTTCTAATCTTCATAGATCTTTTGTTGTATCTCACTAAAATTCGATCCTTCTGCTGCAGCAGTGATCCTTATCTCTATCAAGTTCCAATATTCTTTGGAACGCAGAAAATTCTCCATTAGCATACTCTTGGAATGGCAAGTTGCACAAAGCTATTCTCAGATGTCATGTCTCTGACTTTTCACTTTAATACTTGAATCACAAATTTTGATCAAACCTCGCGAGGAGGCTCTGATACCAGATGTTAAATCAAAAGATAACAGAGAGCTTTGCCAAGTTTAATTGCACAAAAGATGGaagaattgttattttattgaaCAACTGTTGTGGCTAATAAATAACCTTACACTGAgatggaaaggaaaaaacaaccACCCATGATTTTAAATCTTATAATCGTGGTGCATGACTACTTTAATAGAAAACAATCTTGTTCCTCAAGTTAAGgaataattattcaatttaacagaaataagtttaaaacaGGGGAACTTTGACTCTAACAGCTAGCTCCAATGGTTCCATCAGAATGttcaaaagttgtttttttttttatttcttacaaaCTCACATTATTGTTTGTCTTGTTTGCTATGATTATGGCTCTAACCTATAAGATAtcattttatgttattaatttgTCCATTAAAGGTTGGATCAATTGATCCTTAATGACCTTTGAATATCTAGGTTTAGGTTTAAAATTGTCACGTATGATTCATGCAATCAGGTGTGACAGATCCCCCATCAGTTTGGTTGATATGATCTGGAAGGAGGATTAAACTTGAGTTAATGCTCAGCATGTTGCTGGCTTCACTCAATTCAATTGTGGGATCAGAAACCAGTGACTGAGAACTTGTTTACAGGTCTCAAGATACAATCTTGTGTCCAAATTCAACTCTCTTATCTGTTAAAATACAGTTTTGGAAATCTAAACTATTTGCCTGTCATGGTTCTTGCTGTGCTGTTGCTAGGCTCCAAGCAAGGCTCGGCTCGATGTTATTGTCTATATTTTAgccatttctgttttcaaatcCAAGGATGGACTGGTTATTTTCTCTGCAGCTGGCGGTGTTCATTGCATCAAGGATCTTCTACTTCATCGGGGATGGGTTTGGCTTGTGTTGAATCCCTCAATTATTCCTCCAAATCAAAATGGAGGGCATACTTCAAAACCTCCCCAGCCGTCTATCACTTTACCAGTAGCCACTGCTATCCATAATTTGTCAAAGTAGATTTCATGTTTTGTTGAAGAGCCCTTTTCTTCAATcacttttatttactttatttgcATGTTTATGCTGTCCTTTATGAATTATTGACGTTTTCTTCTCTGCTTGTATAATGTTTCTTATCCGTTTTGCATGGCACAGCACCAACCAATAGTTTTTGACTGGCTAGATGTTTCACTCTTCCTGGCATATAGCCCCAGCAGAAAGTCAAAAGCATCCCTAGTTTCTTCGGTTATAAATAAGTTGTGCAGGGTTCCAAATGGTCTTTTCAGTATCCTTGTGGTGTCCTACTTGGTGCTCAGCTCAATTACCCTAAAGATTGATATCTATGGTTGTCTTTGTTAAACCTTGGTTAGATTCAGGCATCAAATCAAGCATGAGCCCCCTTCTTCCTCGACTGCTTATGATGGGAATCCAATGCATTCAGACGAGTGAGAGtttcttttcctaaaaagaTGTGTGCAGCATAGGCCCTAATACCACATGGTCGGTGGTCTTTGAGGGAATTTCTCTGCTATTTTCTCTCCTCTATCACACTGGACGATTTTGTTCTTTCCTTTAACAAGTGTTTGGATGCTATGATGGATATGCAGTGAATCCCATTTCCTTGTTACAGTGATAGATGCGTAATGGCAGAGCTCAATTCTTGCTATACGCCTTCTATCCATTCAAAATCCAGTGAAACGTGTCTTATTTTTCATGCCATTGAAAGAAGTGTGGCCTTAGATTTATTAGCTCCACAACAGCGATGATAAATATTGAAGAGTATACAACTTCAAGAACTAAAAGAAGAGATTTGTCTTTTTCCAGAGGGACAAGCTTATCACAGGATCGTCCTTCCCTTATTATCACAGTGGAGCAAAGATATCTGGCTTCAGAGAAGTGGCAGGGATATTAAATGATACGTAATAATAACACGCAATGCGATGGGACTCGTCTCCTTGCCAGAATTTATTCATCACGGGGTCCCTGTGAAAGGTCTCAGGAAGCAGGACTCTCTCGCGATGTGATCATGTCTTGTGACTCTCTGCACCAAGATTTTAGAGCCTTGCACTGTTTCCCATACATGACATAAATGAACATCTACATATATGTGGCCAAAACCTTCCTGTAAAGAACCGAAAGCTGGCTTCAGTAATCCTGATGAAAGACAAGCATTTTTTGTCCATGACACATGAAGAGTCCCCCCTGAGAAGCTGGTCCCCAGGTCCAAACAAAACCCTAGAGGGCCATTTAGCTGCTAATGCTAGgactctctttttcttttgatagtTTGCGAGCAATGGGATATCTTCACTACCACTAGGTACTGCCTAGGTTGAAAGACAAGACTAGCTGCTTCAAGGGAGTCAAAATAACACCTGTTGGTGTAGTAGCTTTGTGCCAAGTTTAGCATGTCGATCAGCAACCAATCTTAGCTTCTTATAAATGCTTACTGCCGGAAAACCTAGCTCCTGTATTTTGTACAAGATATGTTAGGGCTGGTAGGTCTCTGGTCCATGGCCAACTTCAAAGTTGTAATTCTAGAGACAgtgaaaagatgaaataaatgcTCTTGTAATTAATGCAAGATGAACCACCCAAGTAATTACAAGCTGTGAATCTCTATGCATCCATCTTGAGAATCACAGCACCACTGTCAAACAACGAGGACAGCTATCTTTCTTCACTTGTTCACTTTGGATTTACTCTCCTTTAAAAGTTTTTAGCACCGTATTAGAGACGTTAAGTTTAATTATTAGATTGCATTAGGAGCACGCACGAAAGAAGAAACTAAGCATTCACTGCCAACTGCCAAGGTTACACATGTCAAGAACAGGATATGGATATATATACCTTTAATGTCCTTCAAGGACACAAAAGGTTTAGTTAATCATAAATCAAGGAAAAAGAGAGCTGCTTTTTTAGCACTACACTATTGTCTTTATACTGTAACTTCTGTGCACCTGCTACTATCATTTCAATGACTGGTCAATCCCAAAACAAGGATTTACTGGCTTGTATTTCCCTTAATTGAATACCGCATAAGATAATCTGTCTCTCAACTTAATTTGGTTCCCTGGACAGGCAAATCTggctggttttttttatccagaCATTTTCTTCAGTACTGCTATCACATTTTGCTTTCAATAGTCCAAAATTAGGTCAGAACTGTAGCTGTGATAATAATTGCCTAGTAATTGCTCACCTTTCTTAATTCCTAtggtattcttttttataaaataatggtTCACTTTATTCCTAATATGCCCCCATTTGCCTCTAACCATGCAACCAGAGGGGATACAACAATGCACTTTATCTCCGAAATTAAATGGCAAGGATGTGGAGGATTAGGTTCATGTCTCCGAAATTTTTATACCCCATCTCAAATTAACATATTTCCTTTTCTCCGGtgaaaagcaagaaaaagatGCTTCAACATGTAAAAGCTACAGTCCTTAGTGGCCAACACCATCCAAATTAACTATGACCCTAAGGGTCCCTTCTTGCCTCTAAAGAAACTTGATCGATGGCAAATTCTCATCTCATATCAACTAATCCTTGTACGTCACTCCCTTCTTTTATGCTTTCTTTCTCTAGTCCCCATGCACCTCACATCcaacaaaacacaaacaatatACACAGGCCTTATTCTAAACTGACAGATTTTTCTCTTACCTGGGGTTGTCAatagttgtttttctttctcgTCCACTTCGAGTTCCAATGGAGATTTTTCATTGCTTGTACTTCAGGATTCTCTTGGCCTTCACATTCATCGTAGCTGTGGCTGTGGCTACTAATCCTTATTCAGAGGCTCTCTTGAGCTTAAAATCTGAGCTCATTGATGATAGTAACAGTCTGGATGATTGGTCAGTGCCCCCCGGAGGGCACACAGGAGAGAGAGTCCAAGCATGTTCTTGGTCTGGTGTCAGATGCAACAACAATTCCACAGTTGTTATTGCTTTAGACCTGTCTATGAAGAATCTTGGTGGTGAATTATCAGGGAAGCAATTTAGTGTCTTCACTGAGCTTGTTGATCTCAACTTCAGCTACAACTCATTCTCAGGGCAGCTTCCTGTGGGAATCTTTAACCTCACTAATCTAAAAATCTTGGATATCAGCAGAAACAATTTTTCTGGCCAGTTTCCAGAGGGAATCTCAGGTCTTCGAAACCTGGTTGTACTTGATGCCTTCAGCAACAGCTTTTCTGGGCCGTTGCCAGTTGAAGTTTCCCAGCTTGACTATCTCAAAATTCTCAATCTGGCTGGGAGTTACTTTGATGGACCAATCCCATCAAAGTATGGTTCTTTCAAGAGCCTTGAGTTTATTCACCTGGCAGGTAACTTCCTCGGTGGTACCATACCACCAGAACTAGGCCAACTCAAGACAGTGACCCATATGGAGATTGGCTACAATTCATATGAAGGAAGTGTTCCATGGCAATTGAGTAACATGAGTGAGCTTCAGTATCTTGATATAGCTAGTGCCAATCTATCTGGCCCAATACCAACGCAACTCTCCAATCTCACCAAGCTTGAATCACTATTTCTCTTTAGAAACCAGCTCACTGGATCGGTCCCCTGGGAGTTTGGAAAAATTGTGCCTCTTGCAAGCTTAGATCTTTCTGATAATCATCTTTCTGGGCCTATACCTGAGAGCTTTGCAGAGTTGAAGAATCTCAAGCTGCTAAGCCTCATGTACAATGAAATGAATGGCACTGTTCCACAAGGCATTGGTCAGCTTCCTTCACTGGAAACTTTCCTTATATGGAACAATTTCTTCTCTGGGTCACTTCCACGGGACTTGGGCAGGAACTTAAAGCTAAAATGGGTGGATTTTTCCACCAACAATTTCATCGGCAGCATTCCACCGGATATTTGTGCCGGAGGGCTAGTAAAACTGATCCTGTTTTCGAATAACTTTACGGGCAAGCTTTCACCATCcatctccaattgttcttcgcTTGTGCGTCTACGAATCGAAGACAATTCCTTCTCCGGTGAGATACCTCTTAAATTCAGCCAACTTCCTGATATCACATATGTAGACCTTTCCGGGAACAAGTTTTCCGGTGGGATTCCCACAGATATCTCTCAAGCTTCCAATCTGCGGTACTTCAATATCTCCAATAACCCAGGGCTTGGAGGTAGGATCCCAGCAAAAACATGGTCTTCACCACTTCTCCAAAATTTCTCAGCGTCAGCGTGTAATATCTCAGGCAATCTTCCTCCATTCCACTCCTGCAAATCTGTTTCTGTTATTGAGTTACACACGAACAATCTAGCAGGAAGTGTCCCTGGAAGTGTTTCTGATTGCCAAGCTCTTAGGAAGATGGATTTAGCTTTTAATAAGTTTACTGGTCATATACCAGAAGACCTTGCAAGCCTTCCAGGTTTAAGTGTCCTAGACTTGTCACATAATAACTTCAGTGGTCCGATACCAGCAAAGTTTGGTGCTTCTTCAAGCTTGGTGCTTCTAAACGTGTCTTTTAATGATATCTCTGGTTCCATTCCATCCAACAACGTGTTTAGATTGATGGGTAGCAATGCTTATGAGGGAAATCCAAAGCTATGTGGAGCACCCCTGAAACCATGTTCTGCTTCGATCGCAATATTCGGCGGCAAGGGCACAAGAAAGCTTACATGGGTTCTGCTACTCGGTGCAGGGTTGGTTGTATTAATTGTGGCATCAATCTTGGGGATATTCTATATCCGGAGAGGAAGTAAAGGTCAATGGAAAATGGTCTCCTTCAGTGGACTCCCCCGATTCACAGCAAATGATGTTTTGAGAAGCTTTAGTTCCGCGGAATCAATGGAAGCAGTGCCAGCAGAATCTAGTTCAGTTTGCAAAGCCGTGCTGCCTACAGGAATAACAGTTTCGGTGAAAAAGATTGAACtggaaacaaagaaaatgaagaaagccACAGAATTTATGACACGACTAGGTGTTGCAAGACACAAGAATTTGATTAGATTGCTAGGATTTTGCTACAACAAGCAACTAGCATATGTCTTGCATGATTATCAGCCTAATGGTAACTTGGCTGAAAAAATCAGCTTGAAGAGAGATTGGATGGCCAAGTACAAACTCGTCATTGGCATTGCTAGGGGACTGTGCTTCCTTCACCATGACTGTTACCCAGCAATTCCTCATGGAGATTTGAAGTTGAGTAAcatattgtttgatgaaaatatggAGCCTCATTTGGCTGAATTTGggttcaagtaccttgtggaaATGACTAAAGGCTCGTCTCCTGCAACAATTTCCATGAGAGAAACAGGTAACTCGTCACTAAACATGATTTCTATTAGCATATGCTGTTTCATGTTATTCTACGGATTCCTGTTTTCTAATCACTTATACACATCAAACAGACAAATAACACCTTTAATCAAAAGTCTAAGATAGACAAAAGTAGTAAGAAAGTCTGGAAATCTGTAGTATACTTTATATAAGCAATGGAAGAATCACAAAAGGCCCAACCAAGAAAGTTGTTGCCTGTCCAAGTGCACACACGGAATTAGTCACTATTCCTTACAAGCAAGACTAAAAACAGAGTACTACAGTGATTGATATTCCATATCAACAAACATTAGCAAACTTATGTTGCTGTCTTGAAATAGGGAAAGGGATATTCCTACAAATATAAATCTGTTGACTCATGCTAATCTCTTCTTTGGAAGCATAGTGGTGAATAATGTTTGTTCAACTTCTTAACAGGCGAACTCAACAGTGCCATGAAAGAGGAGCTCTGCATGGACACATACAAATTTGGGGAGATCGTTCTGGAAATCCTGACTAATGGCAGATTGGCAGATGCAGGAGGGAGCATACAGAGCAAGCCTAAGGAGGTGCTTCTAAGAGAAA
The Populus nigra chromosome 3, ddPopNigr1.1, whole genome shotgun sequence genome window above contains:
- the LOC133688774 gene encoding leucine-rich repeat receptor-like protein kinase TDR, with amino-acid sequence MEIFHCLYFRILLAFTFIVAVAVATNPYSEALLSLKSELIDDSNSLDDWSVPPGGHTGERVQACSWSGVRCNNNSTVVIALDLSMKNLGGELSGKQFSVFTELVDLNFSYNSFSGQLPVGIFNLTNLKILDISRNNFSGQFPEGISGLRNLVVLDAFSNSFSGPLPVEVSQLDYLKILNLAGSYFDGPIPSKYGSFKSLEFIHLAGNFLGGTIPPELGQLKTVTHMEIGYNSYEGSVPWQLSNMSELQYLDIASANLSGPIPTQLSNLTKLESLFLFRNQLTGSVPWEFGKIVPLASLDLSDNHLSGPIPESFAELKNLKLLSLMYNEMNGTVPQGIGQLPSLETFLIWNNFFSGSLPRDLGRNLKLKWVDFSTNNFIGSIPPDICAGGLVKLILFSNNFTGKLSPSISNCSSLVRLRIEDNSFSGEIPLKFSQLPDITYVDLSGNKFSGGIPTDISQASNLRYFNISNNPGLGGRIPAKTWSSPLLQNFSASACNISGNLPPFHSCKSVSVIELHTNNLAGSVPGSVSDCQALRKMDLAFNKFTGHIPEDLASLPGLSVLDLSHNNFSGPIPAKFGASSSLVLLNVSFNDISGSIPSNNVFRLMGSNAYEGNPKLCGAPLKPCSASIAIFGGKGTRKLTWVLLLGAGLVVLIVASILGIFYIRRGSKGQWKMVSFSGLPRFTANDVLRSFSSAESMEAVPAESSSVCKAVLPTGITVSVKKIELETKKMKKATEFMTRLGVARHKNLIRLLGFCYNKQLAYVLHDYQPNGNLAEKISLKRDWMAKYKLVIGIARGLCFLHHDCYPAIPHGDLKLSNILFDENMEPHLAEFGFKYLVEMTKGSSPATISMRETGELNSAMKEELCMDTYKFGEIVLEILTNGRLADAGGSIQSKPKEVLLREIYSENQTGSADAIQEEIKQVFEVALLCMRSRPSDRPCMEDALKLLSGVKSQVINRNIETKGLY